In one window of Pelorhabdus rhamnosifermentans DNA:
- a CDS encoding SAM-dependent methyltransferase has protein sequence MFKKIALKLLLNKWHQGGFSVVFWDGEQENYGNEPPAFKIIFHKEPPLQFHSDDAVLFFGEAYMDGLIDFEGSMDDILRVVALNTQPQEPKREPLMTPSDTHIQRENIHHHYDLGNDFFSLWLDKTMSYSCAYFKTAKDSLYQAQLQKIDHILKKINLKPGEKLLDIGCGWGWVIIRAAQQYHVQATGITLSTEQYKKTKQRIKELGLESQVNVELMNYQDLNADKWQFDKIISVGMFEHVGKENLTKYMNKIHELLVPGGMSLLHTITGMFEGTPNTWMGKYIFPGGYVPSLRETIWLLPEYDFHLLHTESLRLHYALTLDHWFDNFKEHIDEVKSKYGERFVRMWSLYLRGCAAAFRVSGLDIDQLVFTKGLNNKLPITYDYIYKD, from the coding sequence ATGTTTAAAAAAATTGCTTTAAAATTATTGTTAAATAAGTGGCATCAAGGGGGGTTTTCAGTCGTTTTTTGGGATGGTGAACAAGAAAATTATGGTAATGAGCCACCTGCTTTTAAAATAATTTTTCACAAAGAGCCGCCACTACAATTTCATAGTGATGATGCGGTGTTATTTTTTGGTGAAGCTTATATGGACGGACTCATTGATTTTGAAGGATCAATGGATGATATATTGCGCGTTGTTGCGCTTAATACGCAACCACAAGAACCAAAAAGGGAGCCGCTCATGACTCCTTCAGATACCCATATTCAGCGGGAAAATATTCACCATCATTATGATTTAGGAAATGACTTTTTCTCGCTTTGGTTGGATAAGACGATGAGCTACTCTTGTGCTTATTTTAAGACTGCTAAAGATTCTCTATATCAAGCACAGTTACAAAAAATTGACCATATTCTCAAAAAAATAAACCTGAAACCGGGTGAAAAATTACTCGATATTGGCTGTGGATGGGGCTGGGTAATCATCCGTGCCGCCCAACAATATCATGTGCAAGCTACTGGCATTACATTAAGTACGGAACAATATAAAAAAACAAAACAGCGGATTAAAGAGTTGGGATTAGAATCTCAAGTAAACGTTGAACTGATGAATTATCAAGATTTAAATGCTGACAAGTGGCAATTTGATAAGATTATCAGTGTCGGCATGTTTGAACATGTAGGAAAAGAAAATCTGACCAAATATATGAATAAAATACATGAATTATTGGTTCCGGGAGGAATGTCCTTATTACATACGATAACAGGCATGTTTGAGGGAACACCGAATACCTGGATGGGAAAATACATTTTCCCAGGCGGTTATGTTCCTTCACTGCGTGAGACAATTTGGCTATTACCAGAATATGATTTTCACCTGCTCCATACGGAAAGTTTACGGTTGCATTATGCTCTGACACTAGATCATTGGTTTGACAACTTCAAAGAACATATCGACGAAGTAAAGTCTAAATATGGAGAACGCTTTGTTCGCATGTGGAGCTTATATTTACGCGGCTGTGCAGCAGCCTTCCGGGTATCCGGCCTAGATATTGACCAACTGGTATTTACAAAAGGCTTAAATAATAAACTGCCGATAACTTATGACTATATTTATAAGGATTAA
- a CDS encoding ECF transporter S component: MTNTMKLVYTALFMALGVVLPITFHFVGAMGAIFLPMHIPVLMAGLLLGGKSGMAVGVIAPALSSFFTGMPPVIPVLPLMVIELALYGVVSGYLYHNRKISLFASLVGAMILGRLGTVAAIFLMVQLVHINIPPLGYLIGGITTGFPGILIQMVLIPLLVKRLEGSYLKISHIKGEQS, encoded by the coding sequence ATGACGAATACGATGAAATTAGTTTACACGGCATTATTTATGGCGTTGGGGGTAGTTTTGCCGATCACTTTTCACTTTGTAGGAGCCATGGGAGCAATATTTTTACCGATGCATATTCCTGTTTTGATGGCTGGTTTATTGCTTGGGGGCAAATCGGGCATGGCGGTTGGCGTTATTGCTCCGGCTTTAAGCAGCTTTTTTACGGGTATGCCGCCAGTCATACCTGTTCTGCCGCTCATGGTCATTGAATTGGCTTTATACGGTGTTGTCAGCGGATATTTATATCATAATAGGAAAATATCGTTGTTTGCTTCATTGGTAGGTGCGATGATCCTGGGGCGATTGGGAACGGTTGCTGCTATATTTTTGATGGTTCAGCTTGTACATATTAACATTCCGCCCTTAGGGTATTTGATCGGTGGTATTACAACGGGTTTTCCTGGCATCCTCATACAAATGGTTTTGATACCCTTGCTTGTAAAAAGGTTAGAAGGCAGCTATTTGAAAATTTCGCACATTAAAGGAGAACAGTCATGA
- a CDS encoding TonB-dependent receptor plug domain-containing protein translates to MNRNKLMIHILLALALTSTTYAAETPSYEMEEIIVHADPIQQATDATNVNVKKISPGKASTLPELLSHVTGIDIQVRTGHGDNDDGAVKLRGFDSRRFTVLVDGVPATLSGVMGGSYMDWDSIPLNTIEKIEIIKGGKSAAYGNTLGGVINIITRKATAAGGEISILTGQYNKQQLRFNYGATQDKLGWQVSYNKSSEDAFLRNNDYDAKQYGLKLDYAFTPKDNVKLNVRQSEEKRGYILRNTPGTAGYDPSYPVISATDAETAYSNYGPLNNGAYWKKYNTNFDTAWTHQTNNGFITLDYWQSRERRHEVNFKTDGTLDLDRTIVTDRSRGWLLNGRIKEGSHTYTYGTEYKQLRYGYGWYNVPAGTASDLYPSQKEDIYGIYADDTWALTNRWTANVGLRYDQMKASRDDERATDMKDTNYHGLSPKLNFSFRNNKDTTTFIAMDHVWRAPSMAEYFWWLNPMWGKLGTGRELKPEQGWSYELGMTHRVNEQFNTKFDFYYQDISDYINFEHQYPFSCYNIPNAKLWGFEWENNYQLNEYSSLMLNYTNQHTQKSGVLPGDKLGLSGELDYRPRHKIGLTYLYDQKPWQFRYNVTYTGQQTANYPVGSTQKIGIGGYVVHSASLVRDLGKGRSCTLAVDNLFDKHYVEQYNYSMQGRLFSVSLTQKL, encoded by the coding sequence ATGAATAGAAACAAGCTAATGATTCATATCTTACTTGCCTTAGCACTTACATCCACAACTTATGCAGCAGAAACTCCAAGTTATGAAATGGAAGAAATTATTGTTCATGCGGATCCTATTCAACAGGCAACGGATGCTACGAATGTCAATGTCAAAAAAATTAGTCCAGGCAAGGCATCTACGCTGCCTGAACTGCTAAGCCATGTTACAGGAATTGATATTCAAGTTCGTACAGGTCACGGTGATAATGATGATGGCGCGGTCAAACTTAGAGGGTTCGATTCGCGGCGCTTTACGGTGCTTGTGGATGGCGTTCCGGCTACCCTGTCTGGTGTGATGGGCGGTAGTTATATGGATTGGGACAGTATCCCACTGAATACGATAGAAAAAATCGAAATTATCAAAGGGGGCAAGTCGGCAGCATATGGCAATACTTTAGGCGGCGTTATTAATATTATTACCAGGAAAGCCACAGCGGCTGGCGGTGAAATCAGTATTCTTACTGGACAATACAATAAGCAGCAGTTGCGTTTTAATTATGGTGCTACACAAGATAAATTGGGCTGGCAGGTCAGCTATAATAAAAGCAGTGAAGATGCTTTTTTACGCAATAATGACTACGATGCCAAACAGTATGGATTAAAATTAGATTATGCGTTTACGCCCAAAGATAATGTGAAATTGAATGTTCGGCAGTCAGAAGAAAAGCGGGGTTACATTTTGCGAAATACGCCAGGGACAGCAGGTTATGATCCTAGTTATCCCGTGATTTCAGCGACGGATGCTGAAACGGCTTATTCTAATTATGGTCCCCTAAATAATGGTGCCTACTGGAAAAAATACAATACCAATTTTGATACGGCCTGGACTCATCAGACAAACAATGGCTTTATTACACTGGATTACTGGCAGAGCCGTGAAAGACGTCATGAGGTAAATTTTAAAACCGATGGCACTCTTGATTTAGATCGGACCATTGTAACGGATAGGTCACGTGGCTGGCTGTTAAATGGTCGGATTAAAGAGGGTTCCCACACTTATACATATGGTACGGAGTACAAACAGTTGCGATATGGTTATGGGTGGTATAATGTACCGGCAGGTACAGCGAGTGATCTCTATCCTTCCCAGAAAGAAGATATTTATGGAATCTATGCGGACGATACTTGGGCATTAACGAACCGTTGGACAGCCAATGTGGGGCTACGCTATGATCAAATGAAGGCGAGCCGAGATGATGAGCGTGCTACAGATATGAAAGATACGAATTATCATGGTTTGTCACCTAAATTGAATTTCTCGTTCCGCAATAATAAAGATACAACGACCTTTATTGCCATGGATCATGTCTGGCGTGCTCCGTCCATGGCGGAATATTTTTGGTGGCTCAATCCGATGTGGGGGAAGTTAGGGACAGGCAGAGAGCTAAAGCCGGAACAGGGATGGTCTTATGAACTCGGTATGACTCATCGGGTGAATGAGCAATTTAATACGAAATTTGATTTTTATTACCAGGATATTTCTGATTATATTAATTTTGAGCATCAATACCCTTTCAGTTGTTATAATATTCCCAATGCTAAATTGTGGGGCTTTGAGTGGGAGAATAATTATCAGCTCAATGAATACTCCAGCCTCATGCTCAATTATACCAATCAGCATACCCAAAAGAGTGGCGTCTTGCCCGGTGATAAGCTGGGGCTTTCCGGCGAATTGGATTATCGACCCCGTCATAAGATTGGTTTGACTTATTTGTATGATCAGAAGCCTTGGCAGTTTCGTTATAATGTGACATATACAGGACAACAAACAGCGAATTATCCCGTTGGATCCACTCAGAAAATA